One window of Campylobacter avium LMG 24591 genomic DNA carries:
- a CDS encoding methyltransferase family protein, translated as MNRFIWQYIFTFVFIVWVLISYTPYDDFTANFIRIVGVFLVFVGIIGRIYATIFIGGMKNEGVDGSKFIDYGAYSICRNPLYLFSFIAFLGLLAIKAQIILLIIGALFFLIIYHYTIKQEERFLSSKFGQAYLEFLEKTARFFPNFSNFYCPDRIEVRPEFLHKELRRAINWALGLFVLCFVELLHHFAYLPNLFYLF; from the coding sequence ATGAACCGTTTTATATGGCAGTATATATTTACCTTTGTTTTTATAGTTTGGGTTTTAATTTCTTACACGCCTTATGATGATTTTACGGCAAATTTCATAAGAATTGTAGGCGTATTTTTAGTTTTTGTTGGCATTATAGGCAGAATTTATGCCACCATTTTTATAGGTGGTATGAAAAATGAAGGTGTTGATGGGAGCAAATTTATAGATTATGGTGCTTATAGCATTTGTAGAAACCCCTTATATCTTTTTTCTTTCATAGCCTTTTTAGGACTTTTAGCTATAAAGGCTCAAATCATTTTACTTATAATTGGAGCCTTATTTTTCTTAATCATATATCACTACACCATAAAACAAGAAGAAAGGTTTTTAAGCTCCAAATTTGGACAAGCCTACTTGGAATTTTTGGAAAAAACAGCTAGATTTTTTCCAAATTTTTCTAATTTTTACTGCCCGGATAGGATAGAGGTGAGGCCTGAATTTTTACATAAAGAATTAAGAAGAGCGATAAATTGGGCTTTAGGGCTTTTTGTGCTTTGTTTTGTTGAGCTTTT
- a CDS encoding M16 family metallopeptidase, with protein sequence MIAYKKEVLKNKLEVYAFDVNKNSGVISVDIFYKVGSRNEILGKSGIAHMLEHLNFKSTKNLKAGEFDEIVKGFGGVDNASTGFDYTHYYIKCSKQNLDKALWLFAELMQNLNLKDEEFQPERKVVFEERLWRTDNNPLGYLYFRLFNNAFLYHPYHWTPIGFKDDILNWKIEDIKDFHSTYYQPKNAFLMVSGDINSDEVFALAKKHFEHIKNTKTIPKPHQKEPKQDGAKRVLLKKESDTEILALAYKIPPFKHKDIAALNVLADLLSSGKSCILQEILIDKKALINEFYAFCNESIDENLFIIICVCNPKIKAQEVEKELLQILSELKKGKIKDEDLLKIKNQVRRDFVFSLNTASSVANIYGDYIAKGDLKPLLNYEENIKKLELKDLTSCAKRYFKEKFSTTVILKKA encoded by the coding sequence ATGATAGCCTACAAAAAGGAAGTTTTGAAAAATAAACTTGAAGTTTATGCCTTTGATGTGAATAAAAATAGCGGTGTAATTAGCGTAGATATTTTTTACAAGGTTGGCTCAAGAAATGAAATTTTAGGAAAAAGTGGCATAGCTCATATGCTTGAGCACTTAAATTTCAAAAGCACTAAAAATTTAAAGGCTGGAGAATTTGACGAGATAGTAAAGGGCTTTGGAGGCGTTGATAACGCTAGCACAGGCTTTGACTACACGCATTACTATATAAAATGCTCTAAGCAAAATTTAGACAAGGCTTTGTGGCTTTTTGCTGAGCTTATGCAGAATTTAAACTTAAAAGATGAGGAATTTCAACCCGAAAGAAAGGTTGTTTTTGAAGAAAGACTTTGGAGAACTGATAATAATCCTCTTGGTTATCTTTATTTTAGACTTTTTAACAATGCCTTTTTATATCACCCTTACCACTGGACTCCCATAGGCTTTAAGGATGATATATTAAATTGGAAAATTGAAGACATAAAAGACTTTCATAGTACATATTATCAGCCAAAAAATGCTTTTTTAATGGTAAGTGGCGATATTAATAGTGATGAGGTTTTTGCTTTGGCTAAGAAGCATTTTGAGCATATTAAAAATACAAAAACCATACCAAAACCACATCAAAAAGAGCCAAAACAAGACGGCGCTAAAAGAGTGCTCTTAAAAAAGGAAAGTGATACGGAAATTTTAGCACTAGCTTATAAAATTCCGCCCTTTAAACATAAAGACATAGCGGCTTTAAATGTCTTAGCCGATTTGCTTTCATCTGGTAAAAGTTGTATTTTACAAGAAATTCTCATAGATAAAAAGGCTTTGATTAATGAATTTTACGCATTTTGCAACGAAAGCATAGATGAGAATTTATTTATAATTATTTGCGTTTGCAATCCTAAGATAAAAGCACAAGAAGTAGAAAAAGAGCTTTTGCAAATTTTATCTGAGCTTAAAAAAGGCAAGATTAAAGATGAGGATTTGTTAAAAATTAAAAATCAAGTAAGAAGGGATTTTGTATTTTCTTTAAATACCGCTAGTTCTGTGGCGAACATCTACGGAGATTACATAGCAAAGGGAGATTTAAAGCCGCTTTTAAATTATGAAGAAAATATAAAAAAATTAGAGCTAAAAGACTTAACATCTTGTGCAAAGAGGTATTTTAAAGAAAAATTTTCAACAACAGTAATACTTAAAAAGGCTTAA
- a CDS encoding ABC transporter ATP-binding protein — MSKQKSMNLKDVLVRFKPFYKKYTWYFVLAMFGMLLAAAGTSGSAYMVDPILKKIFVEKDETMLYIMPLGVIAIYFLKNLGLYTQSYFISYIGANILKELRAKVLENILRLDMAFFHKYRSGELMSRCTGDIGALQSIVSNIIPEFLRDLITVIGLLSVVIYQSPKLAFFALVVIPFSLLILTVFARKLKKLGKRSQEKGADLMSRLSEIFSNLELIKADNTQKKELDKFNIQNNELAKISIKNARIDSLVSPIMDIFGSVGIAAVIMIGGAEVIRGELEINSFFSFLTALFMAYTPVKKISSAYAKLQVAVAASERTFYLLDLKPSIKDGVKKLEKIDEIRFKNVHFEYVEKKPVLNGVNFDFKKGEILALVGASGGGKSSIINLLMRFYDKKSGEILLNDDDINSYTLASLRLKIALVTQNIYLFNESIADNVAYSQDFDEDKVIRALKEANAYDFVENMGGIYSIIKEHGKNLSGGQRQRIAIARALYKKPDLLIFDEATSALDNESEKAITKTIEELKKEHLILLVAHRLSTIENADKIVVLDEGQVLDIGTDKELMQRCELYQKFKTKDKNMDF, encoded by the coding sequence ATGAGTAAGCAAAAAAGTATGAATTTAAAGGATGTGCTTGTAAGATTTAAGCCTTTTTATAAAAAATACACGTGGTATTTTGTGCTAGCTATGTTTGGCATGCTTTTAGCGGCTGCTGGAACTAGCGGAAGTGCTTATATGGTAGACCCCATCTTAAAAAAGATTTTCGTAGAAAAAGATGAGACCATGCTTTACATAATGCCTTTAGGCGTTATAGCTATTTATTTTTTAAAAAATTTAGGACTTTATACACAAAGTTATTTTATTTCATACATAGGCGCAAATATCTTAAAAGAGCTAAGAGCTAAGGTGCTTGAAAACATACTAAGGCTTGACATGGCTTTCTTTCATAAGTATAGAAGCGGAGAGCTTATGAGCCGCTGCACAGGCGATATAGGAGCCTTACAAAGCATAGTTTCAAACATAATCCCTGAATTTTTAAGAGACCTTATAACTGTTATAGGGCTTTTATCGGTGGTGATTTATCAAAGTCCAAAACTTGCTTTTTTCGCTCTTGTGGTAATTCCTTTTTCGCTTTTAATTTTGACAGTTTTTGCAAGAAAGCTTAAAAAACTCGGCAAAAGGTCGCAGGAAAAAGGTGCTGATTTGATGTCAAGACTAAGTGAAATTTTTTCAAATTTAGAGCTTATAAAAGCAGATAATACTCAAAAAAAAGAGCTTGATAAATTTAATATCCAAAACAATGAATTAGCAAAAATTTCTATAAAAAATGCAAGGATAGATTCTCTTGTAAGTCCTATAATGGATATTTTTGGTTCTGTTGGCATAGCGGCTGTTATCATGATAGGAGGCGCTGAGGTTATAAGAGGAGAGCTAGAGATAAATTCCTTTTTTAGCTTTTTAACAGCACTTTTCATGGCTTACACTCCTGTAAAAAAGATAAGCTCAGCCTACGCAAAGCTTCAAGTAGCAGTAGCAGCTAGCGAAAGAACCTTTTATCTACTTGATTTAAAGCCTAGCATAAAAGATGGTGTAAAAAAACTAGAAAAGATAGATGAGATAAGGTTTAAAAATGTGCATTTTGAGTATGTAGAAAAAAAGCCGGTTTTAAATGGTGTAAATTTTGACTTTAAAAAAGGAGAAATTTTAGCCTTAGTAGGGGCTAGTGGAGGCGGGAAATCCTCTATCATAAATCTTTTAATGCGTTTTTACGATAAAAAAAGTGGCGAAATTTTGCTAAATGATGATGACATAAATTCCTACACTCTAGCAAGTCTAAGACTGAAAATAGCCTTAGTTACCCAAAATATCTACCTTTTCAACGAAAGCATAGCTGATAATGTAGCCTATTCGCAAGACTTTGACGAAGACAAGGTTATAAGAGCTTTAAAAGAGGCAAACGCCTATGATTTTGTAGAAAATATGGGCGGAATTTACAGCATCATAAAAGAGCACGGCAAAAATTTAAGCGGAGGGCAAAGACAAAGAATAGCTATAGCAAGGGCCTTATACAAAAAGCCTGATTTGCTTATATTTGACGAGGCTACCTCAGCGCTTGATAATGAAAGCGAAAAGGCCATAACAAAGACTATCGAAGAGCTTAAAAAAGAGCATTTGATCTTGCTTGTAGCTCACCGCTTAAGCACTATAGAAAATGCAGATAAAATAGTCGTTTTAGACGAAGGACAGGTTCTAGACATTGGCACAGATAAGGAGCTTATGCAAAGATGCGAGCTTTATCAAAAATTTAAAACAAAAGATAAAAATATGGATTTTTAA
- the dapA gene encoding 4-hydroxy-tetrahydrodipicolinate synthase, whose amino-acid sequence MDTNIITGAMTALITPFKNGKLDEEAYYSLIKRQISYGIDAVVPVGTTGESATLTHEEHRICIQIAVEACKGTKAKVLAGAGSNATHEAVGLAKFAQDNNADGILSVSPYYNKPTQEGLYRHYKEIAKSVDIPVLLYNVPGRTACDIATQTIIRLFRDCENIYGVKEASGNIDKCVDLLAHEPKMILISGDDAINYPILSNGGRGVISVTSNLLPDMISKLTHLALDEKYKEAKAINDKLYNINKALFCESNPIPIKAAMYLSGIIKHLEYRLPLIEPSLETMKLLEDVLKQYEVLK is encoded by the coding sequence ATGGATACAAATATCATAACCGGTGCTATGACGGCGCTGATTACACCATTTAAGAATGGCAAGCTAGATGAGGAGGCTTATTACTCCCTTATAAAAAGGCAGATTTCGTATGGTATAGATGCTGTTGTTCCTGTGGGAACTACCGGAGAGAGTGCAACCTTAACTCACGAGGAGCATAGAATTTGCATACAAATAGCGGTTGAAGCTTGCAAAGGAACCAAGGCAAAGGTTTTAGCAGGCGCTGGCAGTAACGCCACTCACGAGGCCGTGGGCTTGGCCAAATTTGCCCAGGATAATAATGCGGATGGAATTTTAAGCGTAAGCCCTTATTACAACAAACCAACGCAAGAAGGGCTTTATAGACATTATAAAGAAATAGCAAAAAGTGTTGATATACCTGTGCTTTTATACAATGTCCCTGGTCGCACAGCTTGTGATATAGCTACTCAAACGATAATAAGACTGTTTAGAGACTGCGAAAATATATATGGAGTTAAAGAAGCAAGCGGCAACATAGATAAGTGCGTGGATTTACTAGCTCATGAGCCTAAAATGATACTTATAAGCGGTGATGATGCTATTAATTATCCTATATTGTCAAATGGCGGCAGGGGCGTTATCTCGGTTACTTCAAATTTGCTTCCTGATATGATTTCAAAGCTAACGCATCTAGCCTTAGATGAGAAATATAAAGAGGCAAAGGCTATAAATGACAAGCTTTACAATATAAACAAAGCTTTGTTTTGCGAGAGCAACCCAATTCCAATCAAGGCCGCTATGTATCTAAGCGGGATAATTAAGCACTTAGAATACCGTCTTCCATTGATAGAACCTAGTTTAGAGACTATGAAGCTCTTAGAAGATGTGCTAAAACAATATGAAGTTTTAAAATAA
- a CDS encoding quinone-dependent dihydroorotate dehydrogenase — protein sequence MYDLIKPILFKLEPELAHSLAEYSLKGLEFIHPALLNLLANKYVYDDDMLKQELLGLFFANPVGIAGGFDKNANILKGLCALGFGFLEFGTVTPLAQKGNDKPRLFRLIKEESLQNAMGFNNKGKAKVLQNLKKSYPFVLPIGANIGKNKDTSNENALQDYLNLLSSFNNFCDYFTINISSPNTKNLRTLQNKDFLSSLLKEAKNLSSKPIFIKIAPDLKQKEALTLCEDCLKDGVSGFIIANTSTDYSLLDNNRTFGGLSGQIIKEKSSKFFKALAKEFFKDTVLISSGGIDSANEAYDRIKNGASLVQIYTALVFKGPSLIRDINKSLCELLKKDKFLNIQEAVGANIK from the coding sequence ATGTACGATTTGATAAAACCTATACTTTTTAAGCTTGAGCCAGAGCTTGCGCACTCTTTGGCTGAGTATTCTTTAAAGGGTTTGGAGTTTATACATCCAGCCTTGCTTAATCTTTTGGCAAATAAATATGTTTATGATGATGATATGTTAAAACAAGAGCTTTTAGGCTTATTTTTCGCAAATCCGGTAGGTATCGCGGGTGGCTTTGATAAGAATGCAAATATTTTAAAGGGTCTGTGTGCTCTTGGCTTTGGCTTTTTAGAATTTGGCACTGTTACTCCTTTAGCACAAAAAGGCAATGATAAACCTAGGCTTTTTAGGCTTATAAAAGAGGAGAGCTTGCAAAATGCCATGGGTTTTAATAATAAAGGCAAGGCTAAGGTCTTACAAAATCTAAAAAAAAGCTACCCTTTTGTTTTGCCTATTGGTGCAAATATAGGTAAAAATAAAGATACTAGCAATGAAAACGCCTTGCAAGATTATCTTAACTTGCTTTCATCTTTTAATAATTTTTGTGATTATTTCACTATCAACATTTCCTCTCCTAATACCAAGAATTTAAGAACCCTACAAAACAAAGACTTTTTGTCATCTTTGTTAAAAGAGGCGAAAAATTTAAGCTCCAAGCCTATTTTTATAAAAATAGCGCCTGATTTAAAGCAAAAAGAGGCTTTAACTTTATGCGAAGACTGCTTAAAAGACGGCGTAAGCGGTTTTATAATAGCAAACACGAGCACAGATTATTCCTTGCTTGATAATAACAGAACCTTTGGAGGCTTAAGCGGTCAGATTATAAAAGAAAAAAGCTCTAAATTTTTTAAGGCCTTGGCTAAGGAATTTTTTAAAGATACGGTCTTAATATCAAGTGGCGGTATTGACAGTGCAAACGAAGCTTATGATAGGATTAAAAATGGTGCGTCTTTAGTACAAATTTACACAGCCTTAGTCTTTAAGGGACCATCTTTAATAAGAGATATCAACAAAAGCTTATGTGAGCTTTTAAAAAAGGATAAATTCTTAAATATCCAAGAAGCCGTGGGAGCGAACATAAAATGA